One genomic region from Drosophila busckii strain San Diego stock center, stock number 13000-0081.31 chromosome 3R, ASM1175060v1, whole genome shotgun sequence encodes:
- the LOC108602363 gene encoding uncharacterized protein LOC108602363 isoform X1 has translation MKKKTSEIWCFFRAIDDTFALCNICKAKLSYKTTTTNLSKHMNRMHPNANGTASVPSRKYKYLPQLNERHRGKPRNSIQESIMVTFIRKHPILLQNLSWETRGSHESLWDQLASELNDSGPPLKDVATWKKALKDWKRFIIKKVAKNELHNIPLATGLSSAEETIASLCRLNDDVNQMIINASEDELQDTSNTAFDMDDVEDIVPEDIDHNAALQDTAGYTYEPDDCKEQADIDPLYVQSAKRSAQLESRSIHKELQAMSKKITTISEATDGTKNALSEFCALYKKKLTEDARHHAAMEQLLAEKNALKKQLLELEQRKLLK, from the exons ATGAAGAAAAAAACTAGCGAAATTTGGTGCTTCTTTAGAGCAATCGATGATACATTTGCTCTATGCAACatttgcaaagcaaagctgtCATATAAAACCACGACCACTAATTTAAGTAAGCATATGAACAGAATGCATCCCAATGCAAATGGTACGGCGTCAGTACCAAGtcgaaaatacaaatatttacccCAGCTCAATGAGCGCCATCGAGGAAAGCCACGCAATTCTATACAGGAATCAATTATGGTGACATTTATAAGGAAGCACCCAATCTTATTACAAAATCTCTCATGGGAAACGCGCGGATCGCACGAGTCACTGTGGGATCAGTTGGCATCTGAGCTGAACGATAGTGGTCCCCCACTAAAGGACGTGGCAACATGGAAAAAG GCTTTAAAAGATTGGAAACGATTTATTATTAAGAAAGTAGCCAAAAATGAGCTTCACAATATACCCTTGGCCACAGGACTGAGTTCGGCTGAGGAAACCATCGCTAGTTTATGCCGCTTAAATGATGATGTGAATCAAATGATTATTAATGCGTCAGAAGATGAGTTGCAAGATACTTCGAATACTGCGTTTGACATGGATGATGTGGAAGATATTGTGCCTGAAGATATTGATCACAACGCAGCGCTACAAGATACTGCTGGATATACTTATGAACCCGATGATTGCAAAGAGCAAGCCGACATCGATCCCCTTTATGTACAGAGCGCAAAACGCTCAGCGCAATTAGAGAGCAGAAGTATTCACAAAGAGCTTCAAGCAATgagtaaaaaaataacaacaatcagCGAAGCTACGGACGGTACAAAGAACGCTTTAAGTGAATTTTGTGCACTCTATAAGAAAAAGCTAACGGAGGATGCGAGACATCATGCAGCTATGGAACAATTGCTAGCAGAAAAGAATGCACTAAAAAAGCAGCTCCTCGAACTCGAGCAACGGAAATTGCTCAAGTAA
- the LOC108602363 gene encoding uncharacterized protein LOC108602363 isoform X2, whose amino-acid sequence MVTFIRKHPILLQNLSWETRGSHESLWDQLASELNDSGPPLKDVATWKKALKDWKRFIIKKVAKNELHNIPLATGLSSAEETIASLCRLNDDVNQMIINASEDELQDTSNTAFDMDDVEDIVPEDIDHNAALQDTAGYTYEPDDCKEQADIDPLYVQSAKRSAQLESRSIHKELQAMSKKITTISEATDGTKNALSEFCALYKKKLTEDARHHAAMEQLLAEKNALKKQLLELEQRKLLK is encoded by the exons ATGGTGACATTTATAAGGAAGCACCCAATCTTATTACAAAATCTCTCATGGGAAACGCGCGGATCGCACGAGTCACTGTGGGATCAGTTGGCATCTGAGCTGAACGATAGTGGTCCCCCACTAAAGGACGTGGCAACATGGAAAAAG GCTTTAAAAGATTGGAAACGATTTATTATTAAGAAAGTAGCCAAAAATGAGCTTCACAATATACCCTTGGCCACAGGACTGAGTTCGGCTGAGGAAACCATCGCTAGTTTATGCCGCTTAAATGATGATGTGAATCAAATGATTATTAATGCGTCAGAAGATGAGTTGCAAGATACTTCGAATACTGCGTTTGACATGGATGATGTGGAAGATATTGTGCCTGAAGATATTGATCACAACGCAGCGCTACAAGATACTGCTGGATATACTTATGAACCCGATGATTGCAAAGAGCAAGCCGACATCGATCCCCTTTATGTACAGAGCGCAAAACGCTCAGCGCAATTAGAGAGCAGAAGTATTCACAAAGAGCTTCAAGCAATgagtaaaaaaataacaacaatcagCGAAGCTACGGACGGTACAAAGAACGCTTTAAGTGAATTTTGTGCACTCTATAAGAAAAAGCTAACGGAGGATGCGAGACATCATGCAGCTATGGAACAATTGCTAGCAGAAAAGAATGCACTAAAAAAGCAGCTCCTCGAACTCGAGCAACGGAAATTGCTCAAGTAA
- the LOC108604341 gene encoding protein PAT1 homolog 1 — protein MDDSFFGFDTTSALPDDDVGIAEPPEEAYDALNDETFGSALNGDWEEAHETLVRLDGNGERINRRKGNDFTDHNHTANGTYANHNHNHNQNQQQHHQLLQMRGLQQGSSIGDSDLELNLSSMKLDDVDLSTFGESDGSNRISCDSGVWSSQPFPMPNNQMLFREHYRSAFKPQSQADAVAATQIKSFQEANANFGLPPMPPPTSAKITTLEDIERNLIIQQSMPKQQAQQQQQQQQQPQQMQMQQQHEFNRHQAVVTPTMQQHMQKPPQHKAPPGFMGPTPQTPPPRPNLGFHGPLPVPGQGPNAGPGLMPTPQPQHQHMNGLSGNRVPPGFIYPPGMGANMPHPLLQQPGPLPPNFPRPLPNPHLPTALNNFAMHPSFNAMRAAGMHPAAFIQPGPPGPPRMPPHNLMNQQPNSMYNMFNMRLVQEIQQNHPLLQNVAAAAARQQQQQMQQQQQQQNRNGERQLKQQQQGQPGQQQQMNRHGGNLPQLEYDEYANLMSTRDKHWLIGIQLSQLNTDTPYIDDYYYTMYRERKMGQVRHSQAHKDNQLNHPLTQPRGHAQLIMVQLGNKNGQRNGHGQQHRERHNSENTSSNNNSGNNHNNNNNNALPTYIFSPLKFENSLGKLQYGSVTAPRKIIDADIMGSEADSALSASGAPNADKSNDSNEVVLAPSNMRKSRHILLHIETLYRYLLKLEDLDSPDVMATIVLKKKKELERIAALEQLEAANKTPEERAAEASNPGSMNPQLKNKFNYEIEPRGALVTKLKSGLTFNKVVLMMNVRKGKILLRRIMPFIADQSIRWIVWSGVFCSLQNVVKKDRDDMEGMLYALYPEFKKHSREANFETIISISAQVTLNDKKMSGIFCSRFGILSLVCLISRAEALYMFDNDVTLSEDNKQKWREFLAQVASCLNRTIQNQTISVAIESDAIQPMMNHFARFKDLKLDALLALITEAKHQL, from the exons ATGGACGATTCGTTTTTCGGGTTTGATACAACCTCAGCACTACCG GATGACGATGTTGGCATTGCAGAGCCACCGGAGGAGGCGTACGATGCACTAAATGATGAAACCTTCGGCTCTGCGCTAAACGGCGACTGGGAGGAAGCCCACGAAACGCTGGTGCGGCTCGATGGCAATGGCGAAAGAATTAATAGACGCAAAGGCAATGATTTTACAGATCATAACCACACCGCGAATGGTACTTATGCCAACCATAACCATAATCATAACCAgaaccagcagcaacaccatcagctgctgcagatgcGTGGCTTGCAgcaaggcagcagcattggTGACTCGGACTTGGAGTTGAATCTATCTTCGATGAAACTGGATGATGTTGACCTGAGCACTTTTGGTGAAAGTGATGGCAGCAATCGCATAAGCTGCGATTCGGGCGTTTGGTCGTCGCAGCCGTTTCCTATGCCAAATAATCAAATGCTTTTTCGGGAACATTATCGCAGCGCGTTTAAACCACAGTCTCAAGCAGACGCAGTCGCAGCAACACAAATAAAGTCGTTTCAAGAGGCAAATGCCAATTTCGGTTTGCCACCTATGCCGCCACCAACATCAGCCAAAATTACCACGCTCGAGGATATTGaacgcaatttaattatacagCAATCAATGCCTAAGCAGCAggcccagcaacaacaacaacagcagcagcagccacagcaaatgcaaatgcaacaacaacatgagtTCAATCGTCACCAAGCAGTAGTAACAccaacaatgcaacaacatATGCAAAAGCCACCACAGCATAAAG caccGCCAGGCTTCATGGGACCCACGCCACAAACGCCGCCGCCAAGGCCGAATTTGGGATTTCACGGCCCGCTGCCGGTGCCAGGTCAAGGTCCTAATGCCGGTCCTGGTCTAATGCCAACACCCCAACCCCAGCATCAGCATATGAACGGACTCAGTGGAAATCGTGTGCCGCCGGGCTTCATCTATCCACCCGGTATGGGAGCCAACATGCCACATCCCTTGCTGCAGCAGCCTGGTCCATTACCACCCAACTTTCCACGACCACTGCCAAACCCACATCTGCCCACGGCGCTAAATAACTTTGCTATGCATCCCAGCTTCAATGCCATGCGCGCCGCTGGAATGCATCCCGCTGCCTTTATACAACCGGGTCCGCCAGGACCGCCACGAATGCCGCCACACAACCTGATGAATCAGCAGCCGAACTCTATGTACAACATGTTCAATATGCGTCTGGTGCAggaaatacaacaaaatcatCCGCTGCTGCAAAATGTAGCCGCCGCGGCGgcgcgccagcaacagcagcagatgcagcagcagcaacagcaacagaatcGCAACGGCGAGCGccaattgaagcagcagcagcagggacAACCaggacagcaacagcaaatgaatCGACATGGCGGCAATCTGCCGCAACTGGAGTACGATGAGTATGCGAATCTGATGAGCACGAGGGATAAGCACTGGTTGATTGGCATACAGCTGTCGCAGTTGAACACAGATACACCGTATATAGACGATTACTACTACACGATGTACAGGGAGCGTAAGATGGGTCAGGTGCGTCACAGTCAGGCACACAAGGACAACCAGCTGAATCATCCGCTAACGCAGCCGCGTGGACATGCGCAGCTTATAATGGTGCAGTTGGGTAACAAGAATGGCCAACGCAACGGCCACGGGCAACAGCATCGCGAGCGTCATAATTCCGAAAATactagcagcaacaacaatagcggcAACAaccataataataacaacaacaatgcgctgcCAACTTACATATTTTCACCGCTGAAATTCGAAAACTCGCTGGGCAAGCTGCAATATGGCAGCGTAACAGCGCCGCGCAAGATTATCGATGCGGACATCATGGGCAGCGAAGCGGACAGCGCCTTATCAGCAAGTGGTGCGCCAAATGCAGATAAGTCGAATGACTCCAATGAAGTGGTGCTGGCGCCCAGTAATATGCGCAAATCACGCCACATTCTGTTGCATATCGAAACGCTTTATCGTTACTTGCTAAAGCTGGAAGATCTGGACAGTCCAGATGTTATGGCAACAATTGtgttgaaaaagaaaaaggaaTTGGAGCGCATTGCCGCGCTGGAGCAACTGGAGGCGGCAAACAAAACACCCGAGGAACGTGCCGCTGAGGCAAGCAATCCAGGAAGCATGAATCCGcagctgaaaaataaattcaactatGAAATTGAACCGCGTGGCGCGCTGGTGACAAAACTCAAAAGCGGCCTTACTTTCAACAAGGTCGTGCTAATGATGAACGTGCGCAAGGGCAAG ATACTTTTACGCCGCATTATGCCTTTCATTGCGGATCAGAGCATACGCTGGATTGTTTGGAGCGGCGTTTTTTGCTCTCTGCAGAACGTTGTTAAGAAGGACCGCGACGATATGGAGGGCATGCTCTATGCCCTTTATCCAGAGTTCAAGAAACATTCGCGTGAAGCGAATTTTGAAACAATTATAAGCATCTCGGCGCAAGTTACACTGAACGACAAAAAAATGTCGGGCATCTTTTGCAGTCGA TTCGGTATACTATCACTGGTATGTTTGATTTCACGTGCTGAAGCGTTATATATGTTTGACAACGACGTCACACTGAGCGAggataacaaacaaaagtggCGTGAGTTTTTGGCTCAGGTTGCATCCTGTCTGAACCGCACCATACAGAATCAAACCATTTCGGTGGCAATTGAATCGGATGCAATTCAACCCATGATGAATCATTTTGCGCGGTTCAAAGACTTGAAACTGGATGCACTTCTGGCGTTGATAACGGAAGCCAAGCATCAGCTTTAA
- the LOC108603940 gene encoding mothers against decapentaplegic homolog 6 translates to MVFASKKKEELWRLASKNQPVPCYACGIQTPMQQQQQPHHPPPRPPQTASEAILRLNTPLPPYSSQPCSIDSSSGYRPNQRLAQELVATETESEVDISMSMSVSGNEESDCSDIKSACSYASSCVDISRDENEARPLPAPAPPYYHQPPNNNNSNSNANPSHNPSMSTATFAFAASMFRNCCGGSGAETSSTNGILTRANLSQRQIPAASTTTCPQPAPAPCLCHRLLKQNFNALLKQLKSKQQAELLLAVKSRSLDNNPPRSAVAANASAAAAASSAHSYLQCILIKSNTPADVEQHFATCQLFFWPDLRCASELRRLPVCPSARDSVYICCNPLHWFRVMHATDTESAYQRSKMLRLRDTDSEGNTQNIERSWTMQSTNNNNINNHNHGHSISSISILKQAESQLYVPSIESFTTDGKDRNACSQAWCQIAYWELGNRVGEFFEAKKSAVNIYKDGPIDCSGDSMCLRDLTSKQQRMTRTTTVQNTRQKIGLGVTLSLNCGDVWIYNRSNVPIYVDSPTLSERLDRVCKVMPGYCLKAFETHRAQVLAYKQAERMTQLGPIDSFSMKISFYKGWGYNQYRRQDIMGCPCWLEVHFNHLR, encoded by the exons ATGGTATTcgcaagcaaaaagaaagaagaatTATGGCGTTTAGCGTCAAAAAACCAACCAGTTCCGTGCTATGCGTGTGGGATACAGACGCccatgcagcaacaacagcagccgcaccATCCACCTCCACGCCCCCCTCAGACTGCGTCGGAGGCGATACTGCGACTGAATACACCCCTGCCTCCATACAGCTCCCAGCCCTGCTCGATAGACTCCTCCAGCGGCTATCGGCCCAATCAGAGGCTGGCGCAGGAGCTGGTGGCAACGGAGACGGAGTCGGAAGTGGACATatccatgtccatgtccgtATCGGGGAACGAGGAATCGGACTGCTCCGATATCAAAAGTGCCTGCAGCTACGCAAGCTCTTGCGTCGACATCTCGAGAGACGAAAACGAAGCTCGTCcactgccagcgccagcgccaccgTATTATCACCAGccccccaacaacaacaacagcaacagcaatgcaaatCCCAGCCACAACCCATCGATGTCCACTGCAACGTTTGCCTTTGCGGCCAGCATGTTTCGCAATTGCTGTGGCGGCAGCGGAGCAGAGACGTCCTCCACCAATGGCATCCTAACGAGAGCGAACCTCAGTCAGCGCCAAATCCCAGCCGCCTCCACCACCACCTGCCCACAGCCTGCTCCAGCGCCATGCCTGTGCCACCGTCTACTCAAGCAAAACTTCAATGCTCTGCTGAAGCAGCTgaagagcaagcagcaagccgaactgctgctggctgtgaaGAGTCGAAGCCTCGACAACAATCCGCCTCGAAGTGCCGTCGCCGCCAACgcctccgccgccgccgctgcctccTCCGCCCACAGCTATCTACAGTGTATTCTAATCAAGAGCAACACTCCCGCCGATGTCGAACAGCACTTTGCCACATGCCAGTTATTCTTTTGGCCCGACCTCAGGTGTGCCAGCGAACTGAGGCGTCTGCCCGTTTGCCCCAGTGCCAGGGACTCTGTCTACATCTGCTGCAATCCCCTGCACTGGTTTCGCGTCATGCATGCCACCGATACAG agTCCGCATATCAACGCTCAAAGATGCTGAGACTAAGAGATACGG ATTCCGAGGGAAACACTCAAAACATCGAGAGATCTTGGACCATGCagagcaccaacaacaacaacatcaacaaccacAACCATGGTCACAGCATTTCTAGCATTAGCATCTTGAAGCAAGCGGAGTCGCAGTTGTATGTGCCAAGTATAGAGTCTTTCACCACCGATGGCAAAG ATCGCAACGCATGCTCTCAGGCCTGGTGCCAGATCGCCTACTGGGAGTTGGGCAATCGGGTGGGTGAGTTCTTTGAAGCCAAGAAATCGgctgttaatatatataaagacgGTCCAATCGACTGCTCTGGGGATAGCATGTGCCTGCGAGACTTGACTTCCAAGCAGCAACGCATGACGCGGACGACGACGGTTCAGAACACGCGGCAAAAGATTGGCTTAG GTGTAACTTTGAGTCTAAACTGTGGGGACGTTTGGATTTATAATCGCAGCAATGTGCCGATCTATGTAGACTCGCCCACATTGTCGGAGCGTTTGGATCGTGTATGTAAAGTGATGCCCGGCTATTGTCTGAAGGCCTTCGAAACACACAG GGCCCAAGTATTGGCTTATAAGCAGGCAGAACGAATGACACAGCTGGGGCCAATCGATAGCTTCAGCATGAAGATCAGTTTTTACAAAGGCTGGGGCTACAATCAATATCGTCGTCAGGACATTATGGGCTGTCCTTGCTGGCTTGAAGTGCACTTCAATCATTTAAGGTGA
- the LOC108602019 gene encoding guanine nucleotide-binding protein-like 3 homolog — protein MALKRLKTKKSKRLTGKLKHKIDKKVREHNRKERREAKKTTKKGSKKQKLIQIPNICPFKDEILKEVEEAKQRQEAERLARREAFKVEREQNKFKSLESMVEDADMRSTVHGIMHENDGVDDNEKKYKNASTKEQSLKQYFKEFRKVIENADVVLEVVDARDPLGTRCNEVERAVRSAPGNKRLVLVLNKADLVPRENLNNWIKYFRRSGPVTAFKASTQDQANRLGRRKLREMKSEKAMQGSVCIGAELLMSMLANYCRNKGIKTSIRVGVVGIPNVGKSSIINSLTRGRSCMVGSTPGVTKAMQEVELDSKIKLIDCPGIVFTSGANTDSSHAVLKNAQRVGDVKDPFTIAESVLKRASKEYFCKMYDITNYDTFEEFFAKKAARMGKFQKKGVPDVVAAARSVLNDWNTGKIKYCTQPPEVHEDKSVHISATIVHAEAREFDVDNFESMETDILSQCLEKADDVMEITSSGPLELKVPKEDNEAQNAAEILTEQETAPKGRKRKLNEDKEKIDPALLLEENQSINKNIKDLQKKKKKQNVRNEKKISKITDVLDNFSLDMGSTKTDKYDFDEDYIVE, from the exons ATGGCTCTCAAACGGTTAAAAA CAAAGAAATCTAAGCGATTGACCGGCAAGTTGAAGCacaaaattgacaaaaaaGTACGAGAGCACAACAGAAAAGAGCGCCGTGAGGCTAAAAAGACAACCAAGAAGGGCAGCAAAAAACAGAAGCTAATACAGATACCAAACATATGCCCCTTCAAAGATGAGATATTAAAGGAGGTAGAAGAGGCAAAGCAACGGCAAGAGGCGGAGCGCCTTGCTCGGAGGGAAGCATTTAAAGTAGAGCGTGAACAGAATAAATTTAAGTCTTTGGAATCTATGGTGGAGGATGCTGATATGCGCAGCACAGTTCATGGTATAATGCACGAGAACGATGGAGTGGATGACAATGAGAAGAAATATAAGAATGCCTCTACCAAAGAGCAGTCCCtcaagcaatattttaaagagTTTCGCAAAGTTATTGAAAACGCAGATGTCGTGTTGGAGGTGGTCGATGCTCGTGATCCACTGGGAACGCGCTGCAATGAAGTAGAACGAGCAGTGCGTTCTGCTCCCGGTAATAAACGCTTAGTGTTGGTGCTTAATAAAGCGGATCTTGTGCCAAGGGAAAATCTCAACAACTGGATTAAGTACTTTAGGCGTAGCGGACCGGTAACAGCTTTTAAGGCTTCCACGCAGGATCAGGCAAACCGACTGGGACGCCGCAAGTTGCGCGAAATGAAGAGTGAAAAGGCAATGCAAGGATCAGTGTGTATTGGTGCTGAGCTACTAATGTCTATGCTGGCCAACTATTGCCGCAACAAGGGTATCAAAACATCTATTCGCGTTGGCGTTGTAGGCATACCTAATGTGGGTAAGAGCTCCATTATCAACTCGTTAACTCGAGGACGTTCGTGCATGGTGGGCAGCACCCCTGGCGTAACCAA AGCCATGCAGGAAGTAGAGCTGGATTcaaaaattaagcttattGATTGTCCTGGCATTGTGTTTACCAGTGGTGCAAATACAGATAGTTCACATGCTGTACTGAAAAACGCGCAGCGTGTGGGAGATGTGAAAGATCCATTTACCATAGCCGAGAGTGTCTTAAAGAGAGCTAGTAAGGAGTACTTTTGCAAAATGTACGACATTACCAACTATGATACTTTTGAGGAATTCTTTGCAAAAAAAGCAGCCAGAATGG GTAAATTCCAAAAGAAGGGTGTACCTGATGTGGTTGCTGCGGCACGTAGTGTGCTCAATGATTGGAACACAGGCAAGATTAAATATTGTACACAGCCACCTGAAGTGCACGAGGACAAAAGTGTGCACATCAGTGCAACAATTGTACATGCCGAGGCACGAGAGTTCGATGTGGACAACTTCGAATCTATGGAGACGGACATTTTGAGCCAATGTCTTGAGAAAGCGGATGATGTTATGGAAATAACCTCAAGCGGACCATTAGAATTAAAAGTACCGAAAGAAGATAACGAGGctcaaaatgctgctgaaataTTAACAGAGCAGGAAACTGCGCCTAAAGGTCGCAAACGAAAATTGAATGAGGATAAGGAAAAGATAGATCCCGCACTACTGCTTGAAg aaaatcaatcgataaacaaaaacattaagGATCtgcagaaaaagaaaaagaaacaaaatgtCCGAAATGAAAAGAAGATATCAAAAATAACGGATGTGTTGGATAACTTTAGTTTGGACATGGGTTCAACGAAAACTGATAAATATGATTTCGACGAGGATTATATCGTCGAATAA
- the LOC108604347 gene encoding 28S ribosomal protein S11, mitochondrial — MSIKTTLLAGIQTIKSCARLSPNVSFIHTSANLRKAEDRKEMLASLPAKDEGTVGERSVDIDTLINRKAKFFPDASTATQLFNGIPFNELPICNIRVSPNNTIISVTDYKGVPRLIRSCGIEGFKNTRKGTNIAAQATAVNISSKAVELGWKTIRVKVRGLGPGRMSAIKGLQMGGLNIVSITDNTRVSWNPPRPRKQRSL; from the exons ATGTCTATTAAAACCACATTATTGGCCGGCATTCAAACAATTAAGAGCTGCGCTCGGCTTTCTCCTAATGTCTCCTTTATACACACAAGTGCAAATTTGAGAAAAGCTGAGGATCGTAAGGAAATGTTGGCCTCACTGCCCGCTAAAGATGAAGGTACGGTCGGTGAGAGATCCGTCGATATTGACACCCTTATAAACCG AAAGGCAAAGTTTTTTCCGGATGCCAGCACGGCTACACAGCTGTTCAACGGCATACCATTCAATGAACTGCCCATTTGCAATATTCGTGTCTCGCCCAACAACACAATTATATCAGTGACAGACTACAAAG GAGTGCCAAGGCTAATACGCTCCTGTGGTATTGAAGGCTTTAAAAACACAAGGAAAGGCACAAACATTGCTGCTCAAGCAACCGCAGTTAACATTAGTTCA AAAGCAGTTGAGCTTGGCTGGAAAACCATACGTGTTAAAGTTCGCGGTCTGGGACCAGGACGAATg TCGGCTATTAAGGGATTGCAAATGGGAGGCTTGAATATAGTTTCTATTACTGACAATACCCGAGTATCATGGAATCCGCCAAGACCTCGAAAACAAAGGAGTCTTTAA
- the LOC108604346 gene encoding probable G-protein coupled receptor Mth-like 11 has protein sequence MANLIFLAFIICNSWIKITAIIPGCDYFDTVNLTDIEPSADGSYKYENITIPKHQTGNYSISILSNGREKHVTEHLRGCACQNATCIRFCCDPQQVLIESERRCESVQGMKYSSEVNITNNNGEETTVDIFNKFIIQKQLSVPCKNRFVLDKVGHNWTLFENGLLYNHQTNENVNKDQYCLQPQKISDGTYKIMAHQCAEEDKRLNAIVEYSSVICMTVTICVYMFLPKFRTAHYKSCTCYFICLTLSFVLILAEKHFRNWDYIDPCLFVGYIGYYFVMSMFLWLLIMNYGLWKKYKNIGIKRKLNFRKRSWFVWITSAVLLIITIVIDSVNKDKQSAWKPGFGHFSCWINTRSLPPLFFYYGPILFILVVNIVFFILTARNIFNESRDNQQTLGSAKNRASFKLFFRFFILAGVLWFLEIIGYLDKLYTNVEGQSYQIILDFLSSAQGIMLFCVTVLTQDVRHSLSEHIFNKKKKMCTVQPTANDSQA, from the exons ATGGCGAACCTAATATTTCttgcatttataatatgcAATAGTTGGATAAAAATCACCGCAATTATTCCAGGCTGCGATTATTTTGATACTGTTAATTTGACAGATATTGAGCCCTCAGCAGATGGATCATATAAGTATGAGAATATCACAATACCTAAACATCAAACGGGAAATTACAGTATCTCCATATTATCCAACGGTCGAGAAAAGCATGTGACAGAACATTTACGTGGATGTGCTTGTCAGAATGCGACGTGcattcgcttttgttgtgaTCCACAACAAGTTCTTATAGAAAGTGAACGCAGGTGTGAGAGTGTACAGGGTATGAAGTACAGTTCTGAAGtgaatataacaaataacaacggAGAGGAAACGACTGTGGAtatattcaacaaatttattatacagaAGCAGCTTTCTGTACCTTGTAAGAATCGTTTTGTACTGGATAAAGTTGGACACAACTGGACACTTTTTGAA AACGGCTTGCTCTACAACCACCAGACTAATGAAAACGTTAACAAAGACCAGTATTGTCTACAGCCCCAGAAAATTTCAGATGGTACTTATAAAATAATGGCCCATCAATGTGCGGAAGAGGATAAGAGGCTTAATGCAATCg ttgaatATTCATCCGTAATCTGTATGACAGTCACGATTTGTGTCTATATGTTTCTGCCGAAGTTTCGAACAGCTCATTATAAAAGCTGCACTTGCTACTTTATCTGTCTTACACTAAGTTTTGTCTTGATTTTGGCTGAAAAGCATTTTCGGAATTGGGATTACATAGACCCCTGCCTCTTTGTTG GTTACATAGGCTATTACTTTGTTATGTCTatgtttttgtggcttttgatCATGAATTATGGGTTGtggaaaaaatacaaaaacattgGCATTAAAAGGAAACTAAACTTTCGGAAGAGAAGTTGGTTTGTCTGGATTACTTCTGCTGTACTACTAATTATTACTATAGTAATAGACAGTGTGAATAAAGATAAACAATCGGCCTGGAAACCTGGATTTGGACATTTTTCATGCTGGATAAATA CTCGTAGTTTGCCACCGTTGTTCTTCTATTATGGTccaatactttttatattggTGGTGAACATTGTGTTCTTCATTTTAACGGCAAGGAATATTTTCAATGAATCTAGAGATAACCAACAAACCTTGGGCTCAGCAAAGAATCGTGCAAg CTTTAAGCTATTTTTTCGGTTTTTTATTCTTGCTGGAGTATTGTGGTTTTTGGAAATCATAGGATATCTTGACAAATTGTATACGAATGTGGAGGGGCAAAGCTATCAGATCATTCTTGATTTTCTTTCATCAGCTCAGGGCATTATGTTATTTTGCGTAACAGTTTTAACACAGGATGTGCGACATTCTCTCAGTGAACA tattttcaacaaaaaaaaaaaaatgtgcacagTTCAGCCAACCGCAAACGATTCCCAAGCATGA